The sequence CTCCCTGTTCTTCAAACTCTGGTGCTAACGACCTGAATAGTCCAGCCAAACCCTCTTTTGCAGCTGAATAAACTGAAAATTTCTTGTGTCCGGGTTTTATACCAGCAAGGGATCCTAATTGAACCACATATTTCTTGTCTTTAGCTTTAATTATCACTGGTAGCATTTTCTTTATTAACATTATGGCACTTGTTAAGTTTACATCGATTACGGTTTTAACTTCCGAGTCATTAAGATAAAGAAAGGGTTTATACATTGCGACTCCTGCGGTGTTAATGAGTAAATTTAGATTGCCGAGTGCCTTTATAGAAAAGTTCGCTAATTTATCAACTTGACGTGAATTAGTGATGTCCGTTTTAATAACAAATAGTTTTGCTCTTTTGCCTGAATATCGATTTTTAATCTTCAAAAGATTACTTATATTTCGACTGGCTGCTACTACTTTAGCGCCTCTCTTTAACAACTCTCTTACTATTTCCAAACCCAAGCCAGAAGAAGCTCCAACTACTAGACAGTGCATGTTCGTAAAATCAGGTAATTTTTTCATTTCTCGGGTGAATTTTACGTATAAATTTCGCTGGGGAACCTCCCCATAATTCAGCTTGTGGAACATCCTTGGTTACAACCGAACCCGCAGCAATCCAAGAAAAATCATTTACCTGTAAACCCGTATTTCCAGCTACTAATTTTGTATCGTTCATAAGCCAGCA comes from Patescibacteria group bacterium and encodes:
- a CDS encoding oxidoreductase produces the protein MKKLPDFTNMHCLVVGASSGLGLEIVRELLKRGAKVVAASRNISNLLKIKNRYSGKRAKLFVIKTDITNSRQVDKLANFSIKALGNLNLLINTAGVAMYKPFLYLNDSEVKTVIDVNLTSAIMLIKKMLPVIIKAKDKKYVVQLGSLAGIKPGHKKFSVYSAAKEGLAGLFRSLAPEFEEQGVKFILVCPTGIKTNIAKNAIGAKELVKKFSESDLDNPKDVACGILDNLDSELVDGGIRLLPTTKSKQTYENL